In bacterium, the genomic window CTTCAAGAGTTGTGGACTGTATGTCCTTACCAATTTTCTTTAGTTGCTTCTCAATATATTGAAATCTTTGTATGAATTTTTCGATTGTTCTCCTAAGTGAGTTTTCTGGATTCACGTTAATAAATCGTGAATAATTTACAAGTGCAAATAGCAAATCGCCGTATTCATCTTCAATTTTTTCCTGATCACATGATTCAATTGCTTTGTGCAA contains:
- a CDS encoding nucleoside triphosphate pyrophosphohydrolase, which produces LHKAIESCDQEKIEDEYGDLLFALVNYSRFINVNPENSLRRTIEKFIQRFQYIEKQLKKIGKDIQSTTLEEMDQLWNEAKKL